One Micromonospora sp. WMMD812 genomic window carries:
- the trxB gene encoding thioredoxin-disulfide reductase has translation MDEVRNLIIIGSGPAGYTAAVYAARANLKPLVIEGVQSGGALMTTTEVENFPGFADGILGPELMDNMRKQAERFGAEFLTDDVTRVELVDTGDAGSGAASTVWVGETAYRARAVILATGSAWRPLGVPGEQEYLGHGVSSCATCDGFFFRNQHIVVVGGGDSAMEEASFLTRFADSVTIIHRRDSFRASKIMADRALSNDKIKVEWNSVVEEVLGEDGKVSGARIRNVHTGETKVLDVTGVFVAIGHDPRSELFRGQVELNDEGYVEVEAPSTRTSVPGVFAAGDLVDHVYRQAITAAGTGCAAALDAERFIATLQG, from the coding sequence GTGGACGAGGTCCGCAACCTGATCATCATCGGCTCCGGGCCGGCCGGCTACACCGCGGCGGTCTACGCCGCGCGTGCCAACCTCAAGCCGCTCGTGATCGAGGGCGTTCAGTCCGGCGGCGCGCTGATGACGACGACCGAGGTGGAAAACTTCCCCGGCTTCGCCGACGGCATCCTCGGGCCGGAGCTGATGGACAACATGCGCAAGCAGGCCGAGCGGTTCGGTGCCGAGTTCCTGACCGACGACGTGACCCGGGTCGAGCTGGTCGACACCGGCGACGCCGGCTCCGGCGCGGCCAGCACGGTGTGGGTGGGCGAGACCGCCTACCGGGCCCGGGCCGTCATCCTGGCCACCGGTTCCGCCTGGCGGCCGCTGGGCGTGCCCGGCGAGCAGGAGTACCTGGGCCACGGCGTGTCGTCCTGCGCCACCTGTGACGGCTTCTTCTTCCGTAACCAGCACATTGTCGTCGTCGGCGGCGGTGACTCGGCGATGGAGGAGGCCAGCTTCCTGACCCGCTTCGCGGACTCGGTGACCATCATCCACCGGCGCGACTCGTTCCGGGCCAGCAAGATCATGGCGGACCGGGCGCTGAGCAACGACAAGATCAAGGTCGAGTGGAACAGCGTGGTCGAGGAGGTCCTCGGCGAGGACGGCAAGGTCTCCGGCGCCCGCATCCGCAACGTGCACACCGGCGAGACCAAGGTGCTCGACGTGACCGGCGTCTTCGTCGCGATCGGCCACGACCCGCGCAGCGAACTCTTCCGGGGCCAGGTGGAGCTCAACGACGAGGGGTACGTGGAGGTCGAGGCGCCCAGCACCCGCACCAGCGTGCCCGGTGTCTTCGCCGCCGGCGACCTAGTCGACCACGTCTACCGGCAGGCCATCACCGCCGCCGGCACGGGCTGCGCCGCCGCCCTCGACGCCGAGCGCTTCATCGCGACGCTGCAGGGCTGA
- a CDS encoding protein kinase family protein: MPSSAGPSIDTITEGGRVTQVGEGQDADESAPPVMTFGGPTAGEILAERYELVEHINNDSAGRLVWRGVDVVLRRPVAVVLRYPGGDSATEMLQAAVAASRVIHPNLVGVYDAIDEDERAYVVREWVDGQSLRELVTEDPLDAARATSIGSAVASALAAVHATGMVHGNVHPGTVMISDDGRVVLADARTDGDDSQESDIRAVGGILYFALTGYWPHAEVPLRGATAGHGRAAIPDALRDASGAIAAPRQVRAGVPAYLDDLTMDLLDAEIAPPSSDVLAAELARLDVAAEEPFLDNTGPLRFAAEAEEEPSPLAAAGGRKVAIGIAGLLAVALVGLLIGISALGGGDDENPQTNPVGAPTSSAPAGEATPPANVGPLRVQSVRIIDPDSRKRDELDGANKIIDGKADEGWRTDRYPNNKFGSLKAGMGVWLDLGAPHTVKSVQVTLSGTGATAALFTGSVNPPSTSSGDKQLVQDYKTRIGQPFEEHDGTTMAFDGFNADQKYRYLLVWVTELPADDDSGFRLGVQEISVQGS; the protein is encoded by the coding sequence ATGCCCAGCAGTGCGGGTCCATCGATCGACACGATCACCGAGGGAGGACGGGTGACCCAGGTCGGCGAGGGTCAGGACGCGGACGAGAGCGCTCCGCCGGTCATGACCTTCGGTGGTCCCACGGCCGGTGAGATCCTCGCCGAGCGTTACGAGCTGGTCGAGCACATCAACAACGACAGCGCCGGCCGCCTGGTCTGGCGCGGTGTCGACGTCGTGCTGCGCCGTCCCGTCGCGGTCGTGCTGCGATACCCGGGCGGCGACTCGGCCACCGAGATGCTCCAGGCCGCCGTCGCGGCCAGCCGGGTGATCCACCCCAACCTGGTCGGCGTCTACGACGCGATCGACGAGGACGAGCGCGCGTACGTGGTGCGCGAGTGGGTGGACGGGCAGTCCCTGCGGGAGCTGGTCACCGAGGACCCGCTCGACGCCGCCCGGGCGACGTCGATCGGCAGTGCCGTCGCGAGCGCCCTCGCCGCGGTCCACGCCACCGGCATGGTGCACGGCAACGTGCACCCCGGCACCGTTATGATCTCCGATGACGGCCGGGTCGTGCTGGCTGACGCCCGCACCGACGGCGACGACAGCCAGGAGAGCGACATCCGGGCGGTCGGCGGGATCCTCTACTTCGCCCTGACCGGATACTGGCCGCACGCCGAGGTTCCGCTGCGCGGCGCCACCGCCGGCCACGGCCGGGCCGCCATTCCCGACGCCTTACGGGACGCCAGCGGCGCCATCGCCGCGCCCCGGCAGGTCCGTGCGGGCGTGCCGGCGTACCTGGACGACCTGACCATGGACCTGCTCGACGCCGAGATCGCGCCGCCGTCGTCGGACGTGCTCGCCGCCGAACTGGCCCGGCTGGACGTGGCGGCCGAGGAGCCGTTCCTCGACAACACCGGCCCGCTGCGCTTCGCGGCCGAGGCCGAGGAAGAGCCGTCGCCGCTGGCCGCCGCCGGCGGGCGGAAGGTCGCCATCGGCATCGCCGGTCTGCTGGCGGTCGCCCTGGTCGGGCTGCTGATCGGCATCAGCGCGCTCGGTGGTGGCGACGACGAGAACCCGCAGACCAATCCGGTCGGCGCGCCCACCTCCAGTGCCCCCGCCGGAGAGGCCACCCCGCCCGCCAACGTCGGCCCGCTTCGCGTCCAGAGCGTACGGATCATCGACCCGGACAGCAGGAAGCGCGACGAGCTGGACGGCGCCAACAAGATCATCGACGGCAAGGCCGACGAGGGCTGGCGAACCGACCGGTACCCGAACAACAAGTTCGGCAGCCTCAAGGCCGGGATGGGTGTCTGGCTCGACCTCGGCGCCCCGCACACCGTGAAGTCCGTCCAGGTCACCCTCTCCGGCACCGGTGCGACCGCGGCCTTGTTCACCGGCAGCGTCAACCCGCCGTCGACCTCGTCGGGCGACAAGCAGCTGGTCCAGGACTACAAGACCCGGATCGGTCAGCCCTTCGAGGAGCACGACGGCACCACGATGGCCTTCGACGGCTTCAACGCCGACCAGAAGTACCGGTACCTGCTCGTCTGGGTCACCGAGCTGCCGGCCGACGACGACAGTGGCTTCCGGCTCGGGGTCCAGGAGATCTCGGTCCAGGGGTCGTGA
- a CDS encoding N-acetylmuramoyl-L-alanine amidase has protein sequence MRPIRPGDRGPAVTEIRLVLAGLDLLAPAAGPDADEFDVETERAVRAFQQSRGLSVDGRVGPETWGALDAARWRLGARTLYHAVPEPLTGEDVRSLQERLLEMGYDAGRADAIYGVRTSRAVAQFQREVGLTPDGACGPHTMNALRRLGRKVVGGRPQWLRESDAIRQSGPTLVGRTVVIDPGHGGTDPGVVVPDGPLRWTEADLVHDLASRLEGRLAASGVRVQLTRGPAPGECLPDIDRAQLANALGADVFISLHTDGHANPAAEGVATYHYGTDNGVTSATGERLAGLVQREIVARTGLRDCRTHAKAWDLLRLTRMPAVRVEVGYLTSPTDRARLIDPRFRDRVVEAIVAAVQRMYLPIERDVPTGSIDVSELRAVVAASTVVD, from the coding sequence GTGCGTCCGATCCGTCCTGGTGACCGCGGGCCCGCGGTCACGGAGATCCGTTTGGTCCTGGCCGGCCTCGACCTGCTCGCCCCCGCGGCCGGTCCGGACGCCGACGAGTTCGATGTCGAGACCGAGCGGGCGGTACGGGCGTTCCAGCAGTCGCGTGGGCTGAGTGTGGACGGCCGCGTCGGTCCGGAGACCTGGGGCGCCCTGGACGCCGCCCGCTGGCGGCTCGGCGCCCGCACCCTCTACCACGCCGTGCCCGAGCCGCTCACCGGCGAGGACGTCCGGTCGCTCCAGGAGCGCCTGCTGGAGATGGGGTACGACGCGGGACGCGCGGACGCGATCTACGGCGTACGGACGTCGCGGGCGGTGGCGCAGTTCCAGCGGGAGGTGGGGCTGACCCCGGACGGCGCCTGCGGCCCGCACACCATGAACGCGCTGCGGCGGCTCGGCCGGAAGGTGGTCGGCGGCCGCCCACAGTGGCTGCGCGAGTCCGACGCGATCCGGCAGTCCGGCCCGACGCTGGTGGGCCGGACGGTGGTCATCGACCCCGGGCACGGCGGCACCGATCCGGGCGTGGTGGTGCCCGACGGGCCGCTGCGCTGGACCGAGGCGGACCTGGTGCACGACCTGGCCAGCCGGTTGGAGGGGCGGCTCGCCGCGTCCGGCGTACGGGTGCAGCTCACCCGTGGGCCGGCCCCCGGCGAGTGCCTGCCGGACATCGACCGGGCCCAGCTGGCCAACGCGCTCGGCGCCGACGTGTTCATCTCGCTGCACACCGACGGGCACGCCAATCCGGCCGCCGAAGGGGTCGCCACCTACCACTACGGCACCGACAACGGCGTCACCTCGGCGACCGGCGAGCGGCTGGCCGGCCTGGTGCAGCGGGAGATCGTCGCGCGTACCGGGCTGCGGGACTGCCGTACCCACGCCAAGGCGTGGGACCTCCTGCGACTGACCCGGATGCCGGCGGTCCGGGTGGAGGTCGGCTACCTCACCTCGCCGACCGACCGCGCCCGGCTGATCGACCCCCGCTTCCGGGACCGGGTGGTGGAGGCGATCGTGGCCGCCGTGCAGCGGATGTACCTGCCGATCGAGCGGGACGTGCCGACCGGCTCGATCGACGTGAGCGAGCTGCGCGCGGTGGTGGCCGCCAGCACGGTGGTGGACTGA
- the trxA gene encoding thioredoxin has protein sequence MGTTKAVTDASFATDVLKSDKPVLVDFWAEWCGPCRKVSPLLEEIAGEMGDQVTIVKLNIDENPETARTYRVMSVPTLTVFKNGEPVQSIAGAKPKGELVKLIESAL, from the coding sequence GTGGGAACGACCAAGGCGGTCACCGACGCGAGCTTCGCGACCGACGTACTCAAGTCCGACAAGCCGGTGCTCGTCGACTTCTGGGCCGAGTGGTGCGGGCCGTGCCGCAAGGTCTCGCCGCTGCTCGAGGAGATCGCGGGCGAGATGGGTGACCAGGTCACCATCGTCAAGCTCAACATCGACGAGAACCCGGAGACCGCCCGCACCTACCGGGTGATGTCCGTGCCGACCCTCACCGTGTTCAAGAACGGCGAGCCGGTGCAGTCCATCGCCGGGGCCAAGCCCAAGGGCGAGCTGGTGAAGCTCATCGAATCTGCGCTCTGA
- the sigM gene encoding RNA polymerase sigma factor SigM, with translation MDGHEAVPPAAAPAAVPIPTGAADPVSDLELLRAHVAGDRDAFAELFHRHRDRLWAVALRTIGDREEAADALQDALLSAHRAAGRFRGDSAVTTWLHRIVVNACLDRLRRRQAHPTVPLPDGVHTDSGSATGGVEPAAPATDHDTALVVRQALAALPVEQRAALILVDVQGYPVAEVAVILGVAEGTVKSRCARGRARLAVLLGHLRPTTGPATTGSPAAGGGRAAGSGPVADVPPVTSGNPRPPEGVGSGPGRSRLDANQEDA, from the coding sequence ATGGACGGGCACGAGGCCGTTCCGCCGGCCGCGGCACCGGCCGCCGTGCCGATCCCGACCGGGGCGGCCGACCCGGTGAGCGACCTCGAGCTGCTGCGCGCCCACGTCGCCGGGGATCGGGACGCCTTCGCCGAGCTGTTCCACCGGCACCGCGACCGGCTCTGGGCGGTGGCGTTACGCACGATCGGTGACCGTGAAGAGGCGGCCGACGCCCTTCAGGACGCGCTGCTCTCCGCGCACCGCGCCGCCGGGCGGTTCCGTGGCGACTCGGCCGTCACGACCTGGCTGCACCGCATCGTGGTGAACGCCTGCCTGGACCGGCTCCGCCGCCGTCAGGCGCACCCCACCGTGCCGCTGCCCGACGGCGTACACACCGACAGCGGGTCGGCCACCGGCGGCGTCGAGCCGGCCGCGCCGGCGACCGACCACGACACGGCGCTGGTCGTCCGACAGGCGCTCGCCGCGCTGCCGGTCGAGCAGCGCGCCGCGCTCATCCTGGTCGACGTGCAGGGCTACCCGGTCGCCGAGGTGGCCGTGATCCTCGGCGTCGCCGAGGGGACGGTGAAGAGCCGGTGCGCCCGGGGCAGGGCCCGCCTCGCGGTGCTGCTGGGCCACCTGCGCCCGACGACCGGCCCCGCGACGACCGGCTCCCCGGCGGCCGGCGGCGGTCGGGCGGCGGGCAGCGGGCCGGTCGCCGACGTGCCGCCCGTCACCTCCGGGAACCCACGCCCGCCCGAGGGCGTCGGATCAGGGCCGGGACGTTCCCGGCTCGACGCCAACCAGGAGGACGCGTGA
- a CDS encoding GNAT family N-acetyltransferase: MSRRLVSLTLDTLEDLPRPCRQCVYWELDPVSADRACAAGDPGLEKEAWVSQTLLEWGSCGKLAYVDGMPAGFVMYAPPAYVPRSMAFPTSPVSADAALLMTANVVPTFAGGGLGRMLVQGVARDLTKRGIKAIEAFGDAKFGDGDDPTRACVAPADFFLSVGFKTVRPHPRFPRLRLELRTALSWKSDVEYALEKLLGSMSPETLLRPVRPAPATRSTTN, translated from the coding sequence ATGTCGCGACGCCTGGTCAGTCTGACCCTGGACACCCTGGAGGACCTGCCCCGTCCGTGCCGGCAGTGCGTCTACTGGGAGCTTGATCCGGTTTCCGCGGATCGGGCCTGCGCCGCCGGCGACCCCGGTCTGGAGAAGGAGGCGTGGGTCTCCCAGACGCTGCTGGAGTGGGGTTCCTGCGGCAAGCTCGCGTACGTGGACGGCATGCCGGCCGGCTTCGTGATGTACGCCCCGCCGGCCTACGTGCCCCGCTCGATGGCCTTCCCCACCTCGCCGGTCTCCGCCGACGCGGCGCTGCTGATGACCGCCAACGTGGTGCCCACCTTCGCCGGCGGTGGGCTGGGCCGGATGCTCGTGCAGGGCGTCGCGCGGGATCTGACCAAGCGGGGGATCAAGGCGATCGAGGCGTTCGGCGACGCCAAGTTCGGCGACGGGGACGACCCGACCCGCGCCTGCGTCGCCCCGGCTGATTTCTTCCTCTCCGTCGGTTTCAAGACGGTACGTCCGCATCCGCGCTTCCCGCGGCTGCGGCTGGAGCTGCGCACCGCGCTGAGCTGGAAGTCCGACGTCGAGTACGCGCTGGAGAAGCTCCTCGGCTCGATGAGCCCCGAGACCCTGCTCCGCCCGGTCCGGCCCGCGCCGGCGACCCGCTCCACCACGAACTGA
- the murJ gene encoding murein biosynthesis integral membrane protein MurJ, which translates to MSGGLYRSANAAQGGPGGYGGGQPPTDGATFISAEPLNQPSVESAAPPQEQVGEASAATNSAVMAIGSLVSRGTGFLRTLALTAALGGALVGDAYTTAQILPGMVYEFLLGGILTSVLIPVLVRRRKADADGGQAYAQRLLTLAVVTLAAAALVAVVAASLLTQLYTSDNRGTDYQDLVTNLSYLMLPMIFFAGLSALISAVLNTRGHFAAPMWAPILNNIVVIATAGLYIAIFGAEIVRPDEMTAGRILLIGGGTLVGVAVQAAGLLPALRKVGFRWRFRFDFRALGLRELGRLGAWMFCYVAVSQVGLIVLFNLLNRAGDGDAGALIYNNVFLLLMMAHGIIAVSIITALMPRMSAAAADGRYADLAADLSRGTRTVSAVLAPIAVCYAVLATPLAVVLFRYGAFSDDNAADTSLVLLLAALALVPFAISQLFTFAFYALPDTRTPALINIPVVALRIGVQIVLFAAFAAHFAAAGMMVGNAISYLAAAIGSAWLLRPRIGRIGLGAITRTLGRVLVAALGAALVGLVVVALLPGDDTPSWGQALVQLVIGGGVIGATYLGLAMALRIGEITEVVGMVRRRIGR; encoded by the coding sequence ATGAGCGGCGGGCTCTACCGCAGTGCGAACGCCGCACAGGGCGGCCCCGGCGGCTACGGCGGCGGGCAGCCGCCCACCGACGGCGCCACCTTCATCTCCGCCGAGCCGCTCAACCAGCCGTCCGTCGAGTCGGCGGCGCCGCCGCAGGAACAGGTCGGCGAGGCGAGCGCCGCCACCAACAGCGCGGTGATGGCGATCGGCAGCCTGGTCAGCCGGGGCACCGGCTTCCTGCGCACGCTCGCGCTGACCGCCGCGCTGGGCGGCGCGCTGGTCGGCGACGCGTACACGACCGCGCAGATCCTGCCCGGGATGGTCTACGAGTTCCTGCTGGGCGGCATCCTCACCAGCGTGCTGATCCCGGTGCTGGTGCGCCGGCGCAAGGCCGACGCGGACGGCGGTCAGGCGTACGCCCAGCGGCTGCTCACTCTCGCGGTGGTCACCCTCGCCGCGGCCGCGCTGGTCGCGGTGGTCGCCGCGTCGCTGCTGACCCAGCTCTACACCAGCGACAACCGCGGGACGGACTATCAGGACCTGGTCACCAACCTGTCGTACCTGATGCTGCCGATGATCTTCTTCGCCGGTCTCAGCGCACTGATCAGCGCGGTGCTCAACACCCGGGGGCACTTCGCCGCCCCGATGTGGGCGCCGATCCTGAACAACATCGTGGTGATCGCCACCGCCGGCCTCTACATCGCGATCTTCGGCGCGGAGATCGTCCGGCCGGACGAGATGACCGCCGGGCGGATCCTGCTGATCGGCGGCGGCACCCTGGTCGGCGTGGCGGTCCAGGCCGCCGGCCTGTTGCCGGCGCTGCGCAAGGTCGGCTTCCGGTGGCGGTTCCGGTTCGACTTCCGCGCGCTCGGCCTGCGCGAGCTGGGCCGGCTGGGCGCCTGGATGTTCTGCTACGTGGCGGTCAGCCAGGTCGGCCTGATCGTCCTCTTCAACCTGCTGAACCGGGCGGGTGACGGGGACGCCGGCGCGCTGATCTACAACAACGTCTTCCTGCTGCTGATGATGGCGCACGGCATCATCGCCGTCTCGATCATCACCGCGCTGATGCCCCGGATGAGCGCCGCCGCGGCCGACGGCCGGTACGCCGACCTCGCCGCCGACCTGTCCCGGGGCACCCGGACGGTCTCCGCGGTGCTCGCCCCGATCGCCGTCTGCTACGCGGTGCTGGCCACCCCGCTGGCGGTGGTGCTCTTCCGCTACGGCGCGTTCAGCGACGACAACGCCGCCGACACCTCGCTGGTGCTCCTGCTCGCCGCGCTCGCGCTGGTGCCGTTCGCGATCAGCCAGCTCTTCACGTTCGCCTTCTACGCGCTGCCGGACACCCGCACCCCGGCGCTGATCAACATCCCGGTCGTGGCGCTGCGCATCGGCGTGCAGATCGTGCTCTTCGCCGCGTTCGCCGCGCACTTCGCGGCGGCCGGGATGATGGTCGGCAACGCGATCTCCTACCTGGCCGCGGCGATCGGCTCCGCCTGGCTGCTCCGTCCCCGGATCGGCCGGATCGGGCTGGGCGCGATCACGCGGACACTCGGCCGCGTCCTGGTCGCCGCGCTCGGCGCCGCGCTGGTCGGCCTGGTGGTGGTCGCCTTGCTGCCGGGCGACGACACGCCGAGTTGGGGGCAGGCGCTCGTCCAGCTCGTGATCGGCGGCGGGGTGATCGGCGCGACCTACCTCGGCCTCGCCATGGCGCTGCGGATCGGCGAGATCACCGAGGTGGTCGGCATGGTTCGCCGCCGGATCGGCCGCTGA
- a CDS encoding PLP-dependent aminotransferase family protein: MTGTTLDDYTDRYARRVRGMTASEIRALFAVASRPEVVSLAGGAPYIAALPLDAVGEMLGRLGSEQGVTTLQYGIGQGTLELRERICEVMSLSGIDAGCGASPEDVVVTVGGQQALDLVARLFLDPGDVVLAEGPTYVGALGVFQAAQAQVVHVPMDDDGLIPEALEAAIADLARAGRRVKFLYTIPTYQNPTGVTLTEERRERVLDICERAGLLVVEDDPYGQLGFEGDAPAPLRARRRDGVFYLSTFSKTFAPGLRVGWILAPHAVRDKLVIASEAQILCPSGYAQAAVATYLGTMPWRQQLKVYREVYRERRDAMLDALADLMPEGTTWTTPGGGLFVWATLPDGLDSKAMMPRAVAARVAYVPGTGFYADGTGTGNMRLNFSFPPPERIREGVRRLAGVMEQELATRRVFGAVRGEGPRRGRAGSDVPGPDLA; the protein is encoded by the coding sequence ATGACCGGCACGACGCTCGACGACTACACCGACCGGTACGCCCGCCGCGTGCGCGGTATGACGGCCTCGGAGATCCGGGCCCTCTTCGCGGTGGCCAGCCGGCCGGAGGTCGTCTCGCTCGCCGGTGGCGCACCCTACATCGCCGCGCTCCCGCTCGACGCGGTCGGCGAGATGCTCGGCCGGCTCGGCTCCGAGCAGGGCGTGACCACCCTCCAGTACGGCATCGGCCAGGGCACCCTGGAACTGCGCGAGCGGATCTGCGAGGTGATGTCGCTCTCCGGGATCGACGCCGGCTGCGGCGCCTCCCCGGAGGACGTGGTGGTGACGGTCGGCGGGCAGCAGGCGCTCGACCTGGTGGCCCGGCTCTTCCTCGACCCGGGCGACGTGGTGTTGGCCGAAGGCCCGACCTACGTGGGCGCGCTCGGGGTGTTCCAGGCCGCCCAGGCCCAGGTGGTGCACGTGCCGATGGACGACGACGGGCTGATCCCGGAGGCGCTCGAGGCGGCCATCGCCGACCTGGCCCGGGCGGGCCGGCGAGTGAAGTTCCTCTACACCATCCCCACCTACCAGAACCCGACCGGCGTGACGCTGACCGAGGAGCGACGGGAGCGGGTCCTCGACATCTGCGAACGCGCCGGGCTGCTGGTGGTCGAGGACGACCCGTACGGCCAGTTGGGCTTCGAGGGCGACGCGCCGGCGCCGCTGCGCGCCCGCCGGCGGGACGGCGTCTTCTACCTGAGCACCTTCTCCAAGACCTTCGCCCCGGGCCTGCGGGTCGGCTGGATCCTCGCGCCGCACGCCGTCCGCGACAAGCTGGTCATCGCGAGCGAGGCGCAGATCCTCTGCCCCAGCGGCTACGCCCAGGCTGCCGTCGCCACCTACCTCGGCACCATGCCCTGGCGTCAACAGCTCAAGGTCTACCGGGAGGTCTACCGGGAGCGCCGGGACGCGATGCTCGACGCGCTCGCCGACCTGATGCCGGAGGGCACCACCTGGACCACGCCCGGCGGTGGTCTCTTCGTCTGGGCCACCCTGCCCGACGGGCTCGACTCCAAGGCGATGATGCCGCGGGCCGTGGCCGCCCGGGTCGCGTACGTGCCGGGGACTGGCTTCTACGCCGACGGCACCGGCACCGGCAACATGCGGCTCAACTTCAGCTTCCCGCCCCCGGAGCGGATCCGCGAGGGCGTCCGCCGGCTGGCCGGCGTGATGGAGCAGGAGCTCGCCACGCGGCGGGTGTTCGGCGCGGTCCGGGGGGAGGGCCCGCGTCGCGGTCGGGCCGGCTCGGACGTGCCGGGACCCGACTTGGCATGA